The following proteins are encoded in a genomic region of Acidobacteriota bacterium:
- a CDS encoding SocA family protein, with product METITFSETTRVEQINRVVTFVQIFFRQEKDSLYSKSVVKKHVLYLIEKHGEQILEDDGELLIMSASKSAQELERLLEEPNLKAWKEPRTRIYQPGLFEETESLFNGHRKFSGETIDAMIIHLASKGKNLNPTRLNKLLFYSDFSYFRKAKRGISGIEYVALKYGPLFPNYDNTLRTLEKKGEIRVKNITSKGKPARIILPKKSYRPETSSLSAVN from the coding sequence ATGGAAACCATTACGTTTTCAGAAACAACGCGCGTGGAACAGATCAACCGTGTTGTGACGTTCGTTCAAATCTTTTTCCGACAAGAGAAGGACTCACTATATTCAAAAAGTGTTGTCAAGAAGCATGTTTTATATTTAATTGAGAAACATGGGGAACAGATTTTGGAAGACGATGGCGAATTGTTGATCATGTCCGCTAGCAAATCCGCACAAGAGCTTGAGAGACTTCTCGAAGAACCGAATCTGAAAGCGTGGAAGGAACCAAGAACGAGAATCTATCAGCCTGGATTGTTCGAAGAAACTGAAAGCCTATTTAATGGCCACCGCAAATTCTCAGGTGAAACTATCGATGCGATGATCATTCATTTAGCATCGAAAGGTAAAAACCTCAATCCGACAAGGCTTAACAAACTGCTTTTCTATAGTGACTTTAGTTATTTTAGAAAAGCGAAGCGCGGCATCTCAGGAATTGAATATGTCGCTCTCAAATATGGCCCTCTGTTTCCAAATTACGATAACACGTTGAGGACTCTGGAGAAGAAAGGTGAGATCAGAGTAAAGAATATTACTTCAAAGGGTAAACCGGCTCGAATAATCCTGCCGAAAAAATCATATCGTCCCGAAACAAGTAGTTTAAGTGCCGTCAATTGA
- a CDS encoding four helix bundle protein — protein sequence MATFKRFEDILAWQKSRVIARDVYLICGSGEFGRDYDLRSQIRRSSISIMANIAEGQGRRTDKDFAHFLNISLGSVAETKSHLYLALDVGHISQSQFDDLFEKLDEVGKMVFGLSSHLRMPS from the coding sequence ATGGCGACTTTTAAGCGGTTTGAGGACATATTGGCATGGCAGAAGTCTCGTGTGATCGCCCGGGATGTCTACTTAATATGCGGTTCGGGCGAATTTGGCAGAGATTATGATCTACGCAGCCAGATACGGCGGTCAAGCATTTCCATTATGGCGAATATTGCCGAGGGGCAAGGTCGGCGAACCGATAAGGACTTTGCTCATTTTCTGAACATCTCATTAGGTTCCGTCGCTGAAACCAAATCGCATCTTTATCTGGCGTTGGATGTCGGTCATATTTCACAGTCGCAATTTGATGATCTATTTGAAAAACTGGATGAGGTCGGTAAGATGGTCTTTGGACTGAGTTCTCATTTACGAATGCCTTCCTAG
- a CDS encoding type II secretion system protein, with product MVRSIVHGRSAAQRGFSLLELMIAMLILVILLSVAVPTYQRSVQHAREVVLKENLWQMRRAIDQYSADKGKLPKSLDDLVTDKYLREKPMDPILEKAEWNEVQGEDTNSPDAESGLIDVKSMADGADSEGNEFSKY from the coding sequence ATGGTGAGAAGTATAGTACATGGTAGATCAGCCGCTCAACGCGGTTTTTCGCTGCTCGAACTGATGATCGCGATGCTGATCCTGGTCATACTGCTCTCGGTGGCGGTGCCGACCTATCAGCGCAGTGTGCAGCATGCCCGTGAGGTCGTTCTGAAGGAGAATCTCTGGCAGATGCGCCGTGCCATCGATCAATATTCTGCCGACAAAGGCAAATTACCAAAATCGCTGGACGACCTCGTCACCGACAAATACCTGCGTGAAAAGCCGATGGACCCGATACTGGAAAAGGCCGAGTGGAATGAGGTTCAGGGTGAAGATACCAATTCGCCTGATGCCGAATCCGGCCTGATCGACGTCAAAAGCATGGCTGACGGAGCCGACAGCGAGGGCAACGAATTTAGCAAATACTGA
- a CDS encoding zf-HC2 domain-containing protein — protein sequence MINEFDIELDACPSFEIAAYLDGELDAQRELSLESHFASCGICSAELNHQKHFLIQLNSRLSNESELELPKDFTRQIVANAESSVVGLRGQRERFNAVFIIAALLLFVLFALGAEAGDQFSGFAASIDQTAAVVGFVGRIVYSFFVGVVVVLRTIAAPLQIGLVGIAAGLGLFAAAAVLISKMVFRLRRI from the coding sequence ATGATCAACGAATTCGACATTGAATTGGACGCTTGTCCGTCATTTGAGATCGCCGCATATCTTGACGGCGAGCTCGACGCGCAGCGTGAACTCAGCCTCGAATCTCATTTTGCTTCGTGCGGCATCTGCTCGGCCGAGTTGAATCATCAGAAACACTTCCTCATCCAGTTGAACAGCCGATTGAGCAATGAAAGCGAGTTGGAACTGCCTAAGGATTTTACTCGGCAGATCGTGGCAAATGCCGAAAGTAGCGTTGTCGGCCTGAGGGGGCAGCGTGAACGGTTCAATGCCGTTTTTATTATTGCAGCGTTATTGCTCTTCGTTCTGTTTGCCTTGGGAGCCGAAGCCGGTGATCAATTTTCGGGTTTTGCCGCTTCGATCGATCAGACAGCGGCGGTCGTTGGCTTCGTGGGCCGCATCGTATATTCGTTCTTTGTTGGCGTCGTCGTTGTCTTGAGAACGATAGCTGCACCTCTTCAGATCGGGCTGGTGGGTATTGCCGCCGGTCTCGGGCTCTTTGCGGCCGCGGCTGTTTTGATCTCAAAAATGGTCTTCAGGCTGCGTAGAATCTAG
- a CDS encoding sigma-70 family RNA polymerase sigma factor gives MLAQSIAINGFKTLTDGELIVSAMTGRSESFEELVHRYQRPITGYVFRMLGDYEASLDVTQEVFIKVYNSLSKYSDEYKFSTWLYRIAHNAAIDHMRRNSVTAQSIEAENADGTFQLQIESRGPSPEQDHERNEWRSEIDAVVRCLPAAYRDLIILRHSRDLSYDEIAEVTNLPLGTVKNRLFRAREMMRELFIERGFDGI, from the coding sequence ATGCTTGCCCAATCAATAGCAATAAATGGCTTTAAGACGCTGACCGACGGCGAACTCATCGTAAGTGCGATGACGGGCCGCTCGGAGAGCTTTGAGGAGCTCGTTCACCGTTATCAGCGGCCGATCACCGGCTATGTCTTTCGCATGCTCGGCGATTACGAAGCCTCGCTCGACGTTACACAAGAAGTCTTCATTAAGGTTTACAATTCACTCTCAAAATACAGCGACGAATATAAATTTTCGACATGGCTTTATCGCATAGCACACAATGCGGCGATCGATCATATGCGGCGTAATTCGGTCACCGCTCAAAGTATCGAAGCCGAAAATGCGGACGGAACATTTCAGCTCCAAATAGAGAGCCGCGGCCCGTCGCCCGAACAGGACCATGAACGCAATGAGTGGCGATCCGAGATCGACGCGGTCGTGCGCTGTTTGCCGGCGGCCTATCGCGACCTGATCATCCTGCGACACTCGCGGGATCTGAGCTACGACGAGATCGCTGAGGTAACAAATCTGCCCCTTGGAACGGTCAAGAACCGTTTATTCCGCGCTCGCGAAATGATGCGCGAGCTCTTTATCGAGAGAGGTTTTGACGGAATATAA
- a CDS encoding VWA domain-containing protein: protein MRAIVSILSLILCSTVLAQSGFHKNYSESVSRNEANDPVVELTKEQKKSDDDVIHVDTDLVTIPVRVMTRGGRPVPDIKPGEFKIFENGVEQEIAYFSSQDEPFTVALMLDMSYSSVFKLNEIQAAAMLFIAQLRKNDKVMIVSFDEKVRILCEATDNRKALRYAIEGAKIGSGTSVYTAVDKVINERFKSIAGRKAIVLLSDGVDTTSKTAKPADILREIDEMDTLVYPLQYDTFDDVRESRRKDAQVLYDDDDRPYIVEAPLVKGEKEEDYSKAREFLEDLASHSGGRMQRVSSTTNLNSAFARIADELRKIYSLGYYPSSEKTPGKRYSIRVRVYRPDLDIRARDNYSTAKKKL, encoded by the coding sequence ATGCGTGCAATTGTTTCAATTCTAAGTCTGATCTTATGCTCAACTGTCCTGGCACAGTCGGGGTTTCATAAGAACTATTCTGAGAGTGTTTCGCGAAATGAGGCGAACGATCCGGTCGTCGAATTAACAAAAGAACAAAAGAAATCGGATGACGACGTAATTCATGTCGATACCGATCTCGTGACGATACCTGTTCGTGTAATGACGCGAGGTGGGCGGCCTGTTCCGGACATCAAACCCGGCGAATTCAAGATATTTGAGAACGGCGTCGAGCAGGAGATCGCATATTTTTCGAGCCAGGACGAGCCTTTTACGGTCGCACTGATGCTCGATATGAGCTATTCGAGTGTGTTTAAGCTCAACGAGATACAGGCGGCGGCGATGCTGTTCATCGCTCAGCTGCGTAAGAATGACAAAGTGATGATCGTGTCTTTCGACGAAAAGGTCCGCATTCTCTGCGAAGCGACCGATAATCGAAAGGCGTTGCGATATGCGATCGAGGGAGCAAAGATCGGCTCGGGAACAAGCGTTTATACGGCGGTTGATAAAGTGATCAATGAGCGATTCAAGTCGATCGCCGGCCGTAAGGCGATCGTCCTGCTCAGCGACGGGGTCGATACGACCAGCAAGACCGCGAAGCCGGCGGACATTCTGCGTGAGATCGACGAAATGGACACGCTCGTTTATCCACTCCAATACGATACGTTCGACGACGTTCGAGAGTCGCGTCGAAAGGACGCACAGGTGCTCTATGACGACGACGACCGGCCGTATATTGTTGAAGCTCCGCTGGTAAAGGGCGAAAAGGAAGAGGACTACAGCAAGGCAAGGGAATTCTTAGAAGATCTTGCATCGCACTCAGGCGGACGCATGCAACGCGTCAGTTCGACAACGAATCTCAATTCTGCATTTGCCCGTATCGCTGACGAACTTCGCAAAATTTACAGTTTGGGGTATTATCCTAGCAGTGAAAAAACGCCGGGCAAGCGGTACTCGATCAGAGTGCGTGTTTATCGTCCGGATCTTGATATTCGTGCCCGTGATAATTATTCGACGGCGAAGAAAAAGCTGTAG
- a CDS encoding DUF2130 domain-containing protein translates to MEIAEQIEKKAIALAAEREKELREKIQSETEVEKNALLFDLAEAREKLAASSKISIENERLKQQLNTQETELELKYSKLMTTQLQEEVEKAQKTANDAAEMKLREANRKVEVANEQVAEMKRKLEQGSVQLQGEVQELAIEEFLRETFRLDTIEEVKKGARGADCLQVVHTRKAEPWFHLL, encoded by the coding sequence GTGGAAATCGCCGAACAGATAGAAAAAAAAGCAATAGCCTTAGCCGCAGAGCGCGAGAAAGAATTGCGCGAGAAAATTCAAAGTGAAACCGAGGTGGAAAAAAACGCCCTCCTTTTCGATCTCGCCGAGGCACGTGAGAAACTCGCTGCTTCGTCAAAGATTTCAATTGAAAACGAAAGACTCAAACAGCAACTAAATACTCAAGAAACAGAACTAGAGCTCAAATACTCCAAATTGATGACGACTCAACTTCAGGAAGAGGTTGAGAAGGCTCAGAAAACCGCTAACGATGCCGCTGAAATGAAGCTTCGTGAGGCTAACAGAAAGGTTGAAGTTGCGAATGAGCAAGTCGCGGAAATGAAACGTAAGCTTGAGCAAGGCTCGGTTCAATTGCAAGGTGAAGTTCAGGAACTTGCAATCGAAGAGTTCCTACGGGAAACATTTCGTCTGGACACGATTGAAGAAGTTAAGAAAGGGGCGAGAGGAGCTGACTGTTTGCAGGTGGTG
- a CDS encoding type II secretion system protein: MKVFRTDRFADSAGYSLLELVATLTVLTILVMGSIPVAQNAVTRQKEMRLRETLRDVRSAIDEFKRDTLGACPQGAVTSGNPTQGAGQNIPADPRSRVVIDDCKIFETDNLDRYPPTLDTLVDGVKVKARGANLRGGSGITDGTRQATEINETKELIKKYLRELPIDPMTGESDWKIRSSYQDKDSENWDEINVFDIRSSSEEEGLNGEKYSTW, translated from the coding sequence GTGAAGGTTTTTCGAACAGATCGATTTGCCGATTCGGCGGGTTACAGTTTGCTCGAACTGGTCGCGACTCTGACCGTGCTTACGATACTTGTTATGGGGTCGATCCCCGTCGCCCAAAATGCGGTAACGCGTCAAAAGGAGATGCGGCTGAGAGAAACCCTTCGTGACGTTCGATCTGCTATTGATGAGTTCAAACGCGATACGCTCGGTGCATGCCCTCAGGGAGCAGTGACATCAGGCAATCCGACTCAGGGTGCCGGTCAGAACATTCCTGCCGATCCGCGTTCGCGCGTGGTCATCGATGACTGCAAGATCTTTGAGACGGACAATCTGGATCGATATCCGCCGACACTCGACACCCTGGTCGACGGTGTAAAGGTAAAGGCTCGCGGTGCAAATCTTCGCGGCGGCAGCGGCATCACCGACGGCACTCGCCAAGCAACCGAGATCAACGAGACAAAAGAACTGATCAAGAAATATTTGCGCGAATTGCCGATCGATCCGATGACGGGCGAATCTGACTGGAAGATACGATCGTCATATCAGGATAAGGACTCGGAAAATTGGGACGAGATAAATGTCTTTGATATTCGTTCAAGCTCGGAAGAAGAAGGATTGAATGGTGAGAAGTATAGTACATGGTAG
- a CDS encoding DEAD/DEAH box helicase family protein has translation MSDPGTEIQTLPRYVEAALPVPLRRVFTYRVPEELREKLKLGARLMLPFGRRNVTGYAVGLHTDLPADVEIDESKIKDIIDVTDEEPLITPEILKLTQWTADYYASFWGEMLKASLPAGINSEKVRPKRRKAVRLNSTKAPPYQGGVTLRRTGWFFSRQRPLTNDQNTIITLLAANNNEMLFTDVLEQANVGASPLNTLAKRGIVEIYIQDVDRDPLKDAKLPERDDFTLTAEQQTALDAITTAIGDHDKFKAFLLHGVTGSGKTEVYIRAMRHALDNGRSAMMLVPEIALTPVFSRRLRAVFGSEVAILHSNLSTGERYDEWRRIRRGDARIAIGTRARSLHRWRTSASSSLTKNTTRRTASTNRRFTTPAMLQ, from the coding sequence ATGTCCGATCCCGGTACCGAAATCCAAACGCTTCCCCGCTACGTCGAGGCCGCCCTGCCGGTGCCTTTGCGGCGTGTTTTCACTTACCGCGTGCCGGAAGAATTGCGCGAAAAGCTAAAGCTCGGAGCCCGCCTGATGCTTCCCTTTGGCCGCCGAAACGTGACCGGCTATGCCGTCGGTCTGCACACGGATCTTCCCGCCGATGTCGAGATCGACGAATCAAAGATCAAAGACATAATCGACGTCACCGACGAAGAACCGCTCATCACACCCGAGATCCTAAAACTCACCCAATGGACCGCCGACTACTACGCCAGTTTCTGGGGCGAAATGCTCAAGGCAAGCCTGCCCGCCGGCATCAACAGCGAAAAAGTAAGGCCTAAGAGACGCAAGGCGGTTAGGCTAAATTCAACGAAAGCTCCTCCTTACCAAGGAGGGGTGACGCTTCGTCGGACGGGGTGGTTCTTCTCCCGCCAAAGACCGCTCACGAATGACCAAAACACCATAATCACTCTCCTCGCGGCCAACAACAACGAAATGCTCTTCACCGACGTCCTCGAACAAGCCAACGTCGGTGCCTCGCCGCTCAATACCTTAGCAAAACGCGGGATCGTCGAGATCTATATCCAAGATGTCGATCGCGATCCGCTGAAGGACGCCAAGCTGCCCGAACGCGACGATTTCACGCTTACTGCCGAACAGCAGACTGCGCTCGACGCGATCACGACGGCGATCGGCGACCACGACAAATTCAAGGCGTTCCTCCTACACGGCGTTACCGGCAGCGGCAAGACCGAGGTGTATATCCGAGCGATGCGGCATGCTCTCGATAACGGCCGAAGCGCAATGATGCTGGTGCCCGAGATCGCTCTGACGCCTGTGTTCTCGCGAAGATTGCGTGCCGTTTTCGGCTCGGAGGTCGCGATCCTCCATTCAAACCTCAGCACGGGCGAACGCTACGACGAATGGCGTCGCATCCGCCGCGGCGACGCCCGCATCGCGATAGGCACGCGCGCGCGGTCTTTGCACCGCTGGAGAACATCGGCCTCGTCATCGTTGACGAAGAACACGACCCGTCGTACCGCCAGCACGAATCGCCGTTTTACAACGCCCGCGATGTTGCAGTAA